A part of Natator depressus isolate rNatDep1 chromosome 18, rNatDep2.hap1, whole genome shotgun sequence genomic DNA contains:
- the AURKAIP1 gene encoding small ribosomal subunit protein mS38 isoform X1 produces MQRGVAAYSPGPRIFTGSYRRKKSVTNMMISRLTSQLAKASRFAGRFLPRSTSSVLCSGPTSANYSTQPSNKNGAQPQRWYAVDPELEEMLVPRKMSISPLESWLTVRYSLPKVEIINVHEKLGYEPTQQYDCPPCEGGADVEEEEGEVSTNKVECKNVLKIRRRKMNRHKYKKLLKRTRFLRRKVLDGRRKKRQAKFEKDLKRIWRRAGLKKPSEGWQLPKIFVRTK; encoded by the exons ACAGAAGGAAGAAATCAGTAACAAATATGATGATATCACGACTAACTTCTCAATTAGCGAAGGCCTCACGATTTGCAG GACGTTTTTTGCCAAGATCAACGTCTTCTGTGCTGTGCTCTGGTCCCACATCTGCAAATTACAGCACACAACCCTCTAATAAGAATGGAGCCCAACCTCAGCGCTGGTATGCCGTGGACCCTGAACTGGAAGAAATGCTGGTCCCCAGAAAAATGTCCATCAGCCCTTTAGAAAGCTGGCTGACTGTTAGATACTCCCTCCCTAAAGTGGAGATCATCAATGTTCATGAAAAGCTAGGTTATGAGCCTACCCAACAATATGACTGTCCCCCATGTGAAGGGGGAGCTGAtgtggaggaagaggaaggagaagtCAGCACTAACAAGGTTGAGTGTAAGAATGTGTTGAAGATCCGCAGGAGGAAAATGAATCGGCATAAGTACAAAAAGCTGCTCAAACGAACGCGTTTTTTGCGGAGGAAGGTACTAGATGGTCGCAGGAAGAAACGTCAG GCAAAGTTTGAAAAAGATCTGAAACGCATCTGGAGGAGAGCTGGGTTGAAAAAGCCTTCTGAGGGCTGGCAGCTGCCCAAGATATTTGTGAGAACTAAATGA
- the AURKAIP1 gene encoding small ribosomal subunit protein mS38 isoform X2 — protein sequence MMISRLTSQLAKASRFAGRFLPRSTSSVLCSGPTSANYSTQPSNKNGAQPQRWYAVDPELEEMLVPRKMSISPLESWLTVRYSLPKVEIINVHEKLGYEPTQQYDCPPCEGGADVEEEEGEVSTNKVECKNVLKIRRRKMNRHKYKKLLKRTRFLRRKVLDGRRKKRQAKFEKDLKRIWRRAGLKKPSEGWQLPKIFVRTK from the exons ATGATGATATCACGACTAACTTCTCAATTAGCGAAGGCCTCACGATTTGCAG GACGTTTTTTGCCAAGATCAACGTCTTCTGTGCTGTGCTCTGGTCCCACATCTGCAAATTACAGCACACAACCCTCTAATAAGAATGGAGCCCAACCTCAGCGCTGGTATGCCGTGGACCCTGAACTGGAAGAAATGCTGGTCCCCAGAAAAATGTCCATCAGCCCTTTAGAAAGCTGGCTGACTGTTAGATACTCCCTCCCTAAAGTGGAGATCATCAATGTTCATGAAAAGCTAGGTTATGAGCCTACCCAACAATATGACTGTCCCCCATGTGAAGGGGGAGCTGAtgtggaggaagaggaaggagaagtCAGCACTAACAAGGTTGAGTGTAAGAATGTGTTGAAGATCCGCAGGAGGAAAATGAATCGGCATAAGTACAAAAAGCTGCTCAAACGAACGCGTTTTTTGCGGAGGAAGGTACTAGATGGTCGCAGGAAGAAACGTCAG GCAAAGTTTGAAAAAGATCTGAAACGCATCTGGAGGAGAGCTGGGTTGAAAAAGCCTTCTGAGGGCTGGCAGCTGCCCAAGATATTTGTGAGAACTAAATGA